In Paracoccus fistulariae, a single window of DNA contains:
- the cbiB gene encoding adenosylcobinamide-phosphate synthase CbiB yields MTPIVALVALILDALLGWPDALYRRIGHPVTWLGRVISALEARWNRGRHRFAKGAAASLCAIALAAGIGAALQSLLGLWIAGVLAWPLVAGRSLHDHLRAVAVPLRAGDLPAARKATAMIVGRDVSQADTPALARASIESLAENASDGVIAPLFWAALAGLPGIAAYKAINTLDSMIGHRNDRYEQFGKFAARLDDAANWIPARLTAILFALAAGANRAKAWRTARRDARAHRSPNAGWPEASMAGALDIRLSGPRVYGTRIADEPWLNAGAPDPTAADIDRALALYRRAVILCGLTLLPLVLLT; encoded by the coding sequence ATGACCCCCATCGTCGCCCTTGTCGCGCTGATCCTGGATGCGCTTTTGGGTTGGCCCGATGCGCTGTATCGACGCATCGGCCATCCGGTCACCTGGCTGGGCCGGGTGATCTCGGCGCTGGAGGCGCGCTGGAACCGGGGGCGGCATCGCTTTGCCAAAGGCGCGGCGGCCAGCCTTTGCGCCATCGCCCTTGCGGCGGGGATCGGGGCGGCGCTGCAATCGCTTCTTGGCCTGTGGATCGCGGGGGTGCTGGCCTGGCCGCTGGTCGCGGGACGCTCGCTTCACGATCACCTGCGCGCGGTCGCCGTGCCGCTGAGGGCGGGCGATCTGCCCGCCGCCCGCAAGGCCACGGCGATGATCGTCGGGCGCGATGTGTCACAGGCCGATACGCCCGCGCTTGCCCGTGCCAGCATCGAAAGCCTGGCCGAAAACGCCTCGGACGGGGTGATTGCGCCGCTGTTCTGGGCGGCGCTGGCCGGGCTGCCCGGGATCGCCGCCTATAAGGCGATCAATACGCTGGATTCGATGATCGGGCATCGCAATGACCGCTATGAGCAATTCGGAAAATTCGCCGCGCGGCTGGATGATGCCGCGAACTGGATCCCGGCCCGGCTGACGGCGATCCTGTTTGCGCTGGCGGCAGGTGCGAACCGGGCCAAGGCATGGCGAACCGCGCGGCGGGACGCGCGCGCGCACCGCTCGCCCAATGCCGGCTGGCCCGAAGCCTCGATGGCGGGCGCGCTGGATATCCGCCTGTCGGGGCCGCGCGTCTATGGCACGCGGATCGCGGATGAACCCTGGCTGAATGCAGGCGCGCCCGATCCGACCGCCGCCGATATCGACCGCGCGCTGGCGCTGTATCGTCGCGCGGTCATCCTGTGCGGTCTGACGCTTCTGCCGCTGGTGCTGCTGACCTAG
- a CDS encoding acetyl-CoA carboxylase biotin carboxylase subunit — MFSKILIANRGEIACRVIDSCRRMGVATVAVYSDADRGARHVAMADQAVHLGGPAPADSYLRGDAIIQAALDTGAQAIHPGYGFLSENPDFVDAVEAAGLTFIGPSASAIRAMGLKDAAKALMEEAGVPVVPGYHGEDQDPDHLSRQADSIGYPVLIKAVAGGGGKGMRRVDDPKDFADALASAQSEARNAFGNPAVLIEKYILQPRHIEVQVFGDGSRAVYLFERDCSLQRRHQKVIEEAPAPGMTEEMRKIMGAAAVRAAEAIGYKGAGTIEFIVDGSDGLRPDGFWFMEMNTRLQVEHPVTEAITGVDLVEWQLRVASGEPLPARQEDLQINGHSFEARLYAEDVPAGFLPATGTLAHLHFPEGARIETGVRQGDVISPWYDPMIAKVVTHGPTRAIALRALETALVDTEVAGSVTNLDFLIALTRHEGFRKGEVDTGLIERDLDDLIASSEAEGAARALAVIGLAGLADPDVKGGATLWQPLRRTIAWDGGEAVLEVLGPGAARVTMEDESHEVRWQGDRWWVDGALRRNRIVSHDAGVSVFGGRTVHLVPRDPLDRDASAAGGDALTLSPMPGLVKAVHVKAGQEVKAGDRLAVLEAMKMEHSLTAARDGVVAEILAGPGDQVEAGAPLIRLEEVEE, encoded by the coding sequence ATGTTCTCCAAGATCCTGATCGCCAACCGGGGCGAGATCGCCTGCCGTGTCATTGACAGCTGCCGCCGCATGGGGGTGGCGACGGTTGCCGTCTACTCAGATGCCGATCGCGGCGCGCGACATGTGGCCATGGCCGATCAGGCCGTGCATCTGGGCGGGCCTGCCCCGGCTGACAGCTATCTGCGCGGCGATGCGATTATACAGGCGGCCTTGGACACGGGTGCTCAGGCGATCCATCCCGGCTATGGCTTCCTTTCGGAAAATCCCGATTTCGTCGATGCGGTCGAGGCGGCCGGGTTAACCTTTATCGGCCCCTCGGCCAGTGCGATCCGCGCCATGGGGCTGAAAGATGCGGCCAAGGCGCTGATGGAAGAGGCGGGCGTCCCCGTGGTACCCGGCTATCATGGCGAGGATCAGGATCCCGATCATCTTTCCCGTCAGGCTGACAGCATCGGCTATCCGGTTCTGATCAAGGCTGTTGCGGGGGGCGGCGGCAAGGGGATGCGGCGGGTCGACGATCCAAAGGATTTCGCCGATGCGCTGGCCTCGGCGCAATCCGAGGCGCGGAACGCATTCGGCAATCCTGCCGTGCTGATCGAGAAATATATCCTGCAGCCGCGTCATATCGAAGTTCAGGTCTTTGGCGATGGCAGCCGCGCCGTCTATCTGTTCGAACGCGACTGTTCGCTGCAGCGCCGCCATCAGAAGGTGATCGAGGAAGCCCCGGCCCCCGGCATGACCGAAGAGATGCGCAAGATCATGGGCGCCGCCGCCGTGCGCGCAGCCGAGGCGATCGGCTACAAGGGCGCGGGCACCATCGAATTCATCGTCGATGGATCTGACGGACTGCGTCCCGACGGCTTCTGGTTCATGGAGATGAACACCCGGTTGCAGGTCGAACATCCGGTGACCGAGGCCATTACCGGTGTCGATCTGGTCGAATGGCAGCTTCGTGTCGCCAGCGGAGAGCCACTGCCCGCGCGCCAGGAAGACCTTCAGATCAACGGCCACTCCTTTGAGGCCCGGCTTTATGCCGAGGATGTGCCCGCAGGGTTTTTGCCCGCCACCGGAACGCTGGCGCACCTGCATTTCCCAGAGGGCGCGCGGATCGAAACCGGTGTCCGGCAGGGCGACGTGATCAGCCCCTGGTATGACCCGATGATCGCCAAGGTTGTGACCCACGGCCCGACCCGTGCCATCGCCCTGCGCGCGCTGGAAACCGCGCTGGTCGATACCGAGGTCGCCGGATCCGTGACCAATCTGGACTTCCTGATCGCGCTGACCCGGCATGAGGGCTTTCGCAAAGGCGAGGTCGATACCGGCCTGATCGAACGCGATCTGGACGATCTCATCGCCTCATCCGAAGCCGAAGGCGCCGCGCGCGCGCTGGCCGTGATCGGGTTGGCCGGATTGGCGGATCCCGATGTGAAGGGCGGGGCGACGCTGTGGCAGCCGCTTCGCCGCACCATCGCCTGGGACGGCGGCGAGGCGGTGCTGGAAGTGCTGGGACCGGGCGCGGCGCGGGTCACCATGGAGGATGAAAGCCATGAGGTGCGCTGGCAGGGCGATCGCTGGTGGGTCGATGGCGCGCTGCGCCGCAACCGCATCGTCAGCCATGACGCGGGTGTCAGCGTCTTTGGCGGTCGCACCGTGCATCTGGTGCCGCGCGATCCGCTGGATCGGGATGCCTCGGCCGCGGGGGGCGATGCGCTGACGCTGTCGCCCATGCCCGGCCTGGTCAAGGCGGTTCACGTGAAGGCCGGTCAGGAGGTCAAGGCGGGCGACAGGCTGGCCGTGCTTGAGGCGATGAAAATGGAACATAGCCTGACCGCCGCCCGCGACGGTGTCGTCGCCGAAATTCTGGCCGGTCCCGGAGATCAGGTCGAGGCTGGCGCCCCGCTGATCCGGCTTGAGGAGGTCGAGGAATGA
- a CDS encoding lysozyme inhibitor LprI family protein — protein sequence MIRAACLMIIFAAAPAFAQDGAMVADTEVTDICLENAGLRQDQGDDPQWQSCVGLASDACMDLPGGYTTVGMSECVNSEYQFWDRRLNQTYQSVLSDAEKMDQEMADLGSAAEKQVPYLREMQRNWIAYRDAACQFERSRWGGGTGGGPASANCMLRLTADQVFWLQQYTRNDQGG from the coding sequence ATGATCCGCGCCGCCTGCCTGATGATCATCTTCGCCGCCGCCCCTGCCTTTGCGCAGGACGGCGCTATGGTTGCCGATACAGAGGTCACGGACATCTGTCTGGAGAATGCCGGTCTGCGCCAGGATCAGGGCGACGATCCGCAATGGCAAAGCTGCGTCGGGCTGGCCTCGGATGCCTGCATGGATCTGCCGGGGGGCTATACGACGGTCGGCATGTCCGAATGCGTCAACAGCGAATACCAGTTCTGGGATCGCAGGCTGAACCAGACCTATCAGTCCGTCCTGTCGGATGCCGAAAAGATGGATCAGGAGATGGCCGACCTTGGCTCGGCGGCGGAAAAGCAGGTGCCCTATCTGCGCGAGATGCAGCGAAACTGGATCGCCTATCGCGACGCTGCCTGCCAGTTCGAACGCAGCCGCTGGGGCGGCGGCACGGGGGGCGGCCCGGCCTCGGCCAATTGCATGCTGCGCCTGACGGCCGATCAGGTCTTCTGGCTGCAGCAATATACGCGGAACGATCAGGGGGGCTGA
- a CDS encoding ASCH domain-containing protein gives MAGASGGDISAKKKGPVRFTFGDSRALCDRILALVRDGRKTASCGALREYEAEDDPLPEVGRRDIALDWDGKPALMIETTEVTVCRFDDVSTEFAEAEGQGDYRAWRDAHIAFFTRNGGYSPDMMLVCERFRMVEDYR, from the coding sequence ATGGCGGGTGCCTCCGGCGGGGATATTTCGGCAAAGAAGAAAGGGCCGGTTCGCTTCACCTTCGGTGACAGCCGCGCGCTGTGTGACCGGATTCTTGCGCTGGTGCGCGACGGGCGCAAGACGGCAAGCTGCGGCGCATTGCGTGAGTATGAAGCAGAGGATGATCCGCTGCCAGAAGTGGGGCGCCGGGACATCGCTCTGGATTGGGATGGCAAACCTGCGCTGATGATCGAGACGACAGAGGTCACGGTCTGCCGTTTCGACGACGTGTCGACCGAATTTGCCGAAGCCGAAGGCCAGGGGGATTACCGTGCCTGGCGCGACGCCCATATCGCTTTCTTCACCCGCAACGGCGGCTACAGCCCCGATATGATGCTGGTATGCGAGCGGTTTCGTATGGTGGAGGACTATCGGTGA
- a CDS encoding flavodoxin family protein — translation MTDTLTALFINTSLQKRSDDSHTQVLLTAAGDLMAGQGVAVEHLHLLDHQVPPGIYPDMREHGWDRDDWPDLLWPKLREADILVIGTPLWLGEESSVCRILIERLYAMSGMLNDKGQSIYYGKVGGCVITGNEDGIKHTAMTLSFALNHLGYTIPPQADCGWIGEAGPGPSFGDPLPQGGRVGFDNDFTRRNTTIMCWNLMHLARMLKPGIPAQGNDRTAFKSGERFGFRLPGDDT, via the coding sequence ATGACCGATACGCTGACAGCCCTGTTCATCAATACCTCGCTGCAAAAGCGCAGCGATGACAGTCATACGCAGGTCCTGCTGACGGCTGCGGGTGATCTGATGGCGGGGCAGGGCGTGGCGGTGGAGCATCTGCACCTTCTGGACCATCAGGTGCCCCCCGGCATCTATCCCGACATGCGCGAACATGGCTGGGATCGGGACGACTGGCCGGACCTGCTGTGGCCCAAGTTGCGCGAGGCCGATATTCTGGTGATCGGAACGCCCCTGTGGCTGGGCGAGGAAAGCAGCGTCTGCCGAATCCTGATCGAACGGCTTTATGCCATGTCCGGGATGCTGAACGACAAGGGCCAGTCGATCTATTACGGCAAGGTCGGCGGCTGCGTGATCACCGGCAATGAAGACGGCATCAAGCATACCGCAATGACGCTGAGTTTCGCGCTGAACCATCTGGGCTATACCATCCCGCCACAGGCCGATTGCGGCTGGATTGGCGAGGCCGGGCCGGGGCCGAGTTTTGGCGATCCTCTGCCGCAGGGCGGGCGGGTCGGCTTTGACAATGATTTCACCCGCCGCAACACGACGATCATGTGCTGGAACCTGATGCATCTGGCCCGGATGCTGAAGCCGGGTATTCCCGCGCAGGGCAATGACCGCACCGCCTTCAAATCGGGCGAGCGGTTCGGCTTCCGCCTTCCGGGGGACGACACATGA
- a CDS encoding glutathione S-transferase family protein translates to MIRLHHVPGSRSVRVLWLLEELGLEYDIREWSLTDGSLRSADFIAMSPAGRIPALEIDGRAIFESAAIVQYLTEREGRLAPPLGNGERADFLEWISFAETQGNILQALNIQHIFLRPESARSVPLMKLDTKRLGVTARALDRHLVSSDTLLSEFSAADCMLGFNIDAVFRFLSAADYPAFAAYRDRMTARPAYQRAMERGGASMYARDFYELPDG, encoded by the coding sequence ATGATCCGTCTGCATCACGTTCCCGGCTCGCGTTCCGTGCGAGTCCTGTGGCTGCTGGAGGAGCTGGGTCTGGAATATGACATCCGGGAATGGTCACTGACCGATGGTTCGCTGCGCAGCGCCGATTTCATCGCGATGTCGCCAGCGGGTCGGATTCCCGCCCTGGAAATCGACGGCCGGGCGATTTTCGAATCCGCGGCCATCGTGCAATATCTGACCGAACGCGAAGGCCGTCTGGCGCCGCCCTTGGGCAATGGCGAACGCGCGGATTTTCTGGAATGGATCAGCTTTGCCGAAACTCAGGGCAATATCCTGCAGGCGCTGAATATTCAGCATATCTTTCTGCGTCCCGAAAGCGCCCGCTCGGTGCCGCTGATGAAGCTGGACACCAAGCGGCTTGGGGTGACGGCCCGCGCACTGGACCGGCATCTGGTCTCCTCTGACACGCTGCTGTCGGAATTTTCCGCTGCCGATTGCATGCTGGGCTTCAATATCGACGCCGTGTTCCGCTTTCTGTCGGCTGCGGATTATCCCGCCTTTGCCGCCTATCGCGACCGGATGACGGCCCGACCGGCCTATCAACGCGCGATGGAGCGGGGCGGGGCCAGCATGTATGCCCGCGATTTCTACGAGCTTCCCGATGGCTGA
- a CDS encoding carboxyl transferase domain-containing protein, protein MKLKSQALTNSDAFRSNREAHLALLATARDAAEAAVAGGGPRAMDRHVSRGKMPPRERVANLLDPGSAFLEIGATAAHGMYDGAAPGAGVIAGIGRVHGQDVMVVANDATVKGGTYYPMTVKKHLRAQEIAEECHLPCIYLVDSGGANLPNQDEVFPDRDHFGRIFYNQARMSSKGIAQIAVVMGSCTAGGAYVPAMSDVTIIVRDQGTIFLAGPPLVKAATGEVVTAEDLGGGDVHTRLSGVADYLAEDDAHALALARQSVANLNRSLPGTVEWQTPEAPLYDPDEILGVVPADLRTPYDIREIIARVVDGSRFDEFKARFGETLVTGFAHIEGCPVGIVANNGVIFSEAAQKGAHFIELCSMRNIPLIFLQNVTGFMVGRKYENEGIARHGAKMVTAVATTNVPKITMLVGGSFGAGNYGMSGRAYSPRFLWTWPNSRISVMGGEQAAGVLATVRRDGIERSGGSWSAEEEAEFKRPTIEMFERQSHPLYASARLWDDGIIDPRKTREILSLSLRASLNAPIQPTRFGIFRM, encoded by the coding sequence ATGAAGCTGAAATCGCAGGCCCTGACCAATTCCGATGCGTTCCGCAGCAACCGAGAGGCGCATCTGGCCCTGCTGGCCACCGCGCGCGACGCGGCCGAGGCCGCCGTTGCGGGTGGCGGTCCCAGGGCGATGGATCGTCACGTCAGTCGCGGCAAGATGCCCCCGAGAGAGCGCGTCGCCAACCTGCTGGATCCTGGCTCTGCCTTTCTGGAAATCGGCGCGACGGCGGCCCATGGCATGTATGACGGCGCAGCGCCCGGCGCGGGCGTCATCGCGGGGATCGGCCGCGTGCATGGGCAGGATGTCATGGTCGTCGCCAATGATGCGACGGTCAAGGGCGGCACCTATTACCCGATGACGGTGAAAAAGCACCTTCGCGCGCAAGAGATCGCGGAAGAGTGCCATCTGCCCTGCATCTATCTGGTCGATAGCGGCGGTGCCAACCTGCCCAATCAGGACGAGGTCTTTCCCGACCGCGATCATTTCGGGCGGATCTTCTATAATCAGGCGCGCATGTCCTCGAAAGGGATCGCCCAGATTGCTGTGGTGATGGGGTCCTGCACGGCGGGTGGGGCCTATGTCCCCGCCATGTCCGATGTGACGATCATCGTCCGCGATCAGGGCACGATCTTTCTGGCGGGTCCGCCGCTGGTCAAGGCCGCGACAGGAGAGGTCGTCACCGCCGAGGATCTGGGCGGCGGCGATGTCCACACGCGGCTGTCGGGCGTGGCCGATTATCTGGCCGAGGATGACGCCCACGCATTGGCGCTGGCACGGCAATCGGTCGCCAACCTGAACCGAAGCCTGCCGGGCACGGTGGAATGGCAAACGCCCGAGGCCCCGCTTTACGATCCCGACGAGATTCTGGGCGTCGTCCCCGCAGATCTGCGCACCCCCTATGATATCCGCGAGATCATTGCCCGCGTGGTCGATGGCAGCCGCTTCGACGAATTCAAGGCGCGCTTCGGCGAAACGCTGGTCACAGGATTCGCCCATATCGAGGGCTGCCCGGTTGGCATCGTCGCCAATAACGGCGTGATCTTCTCGGAAGCCGCGCAGAAGGGCGCGCATTTCATCGAACTGTGTTCCATGCGGAACATCCCGCTGATTTTCCTGCAGAATGTCACGGGATTCATGGTCGGGCGCAAATATGAGAATGAGGGCATCGCCCGTCACGGCGCCAAGATGGTGACGGCAGTGGCGACGACCAATGTGCCCAAGATCACCATGCTGGTCGGCGGATCCTTCGGTGCGGGCAATTACGGCATGTCGGGCCGGGCCTACAGCCCGCGCTTTCTGTGGACGTGGCCCAACAGCCGGATCTCGGTCATGGGCGGAGAGCAGGCCGCGGGCGTGTTGGCCACGGTCCGCCGGGACGGGATCGAGCGATCGGGCGGCAGTTGGTCGGCCGAGGAAGAGGCCGAGTTCAAGCGCCCCACCATCGAGATGTTCGAGCGCCAGTCGCATCCGCTTTATGCGTCGGCGCGGCTTTGGGACGATGGCATCATCGACCCGCGCAAGACCCGCGAGATTCTGTCGCTGTCACTGCGCGCGTCGTTGAACGCGCCCATCCAGCCGACGCGCTTCGGCATCTTCCGGATGTGA
- a CDS encoding isovaleryl-CoA dehydrogenase codes for MFTQGMEFDLGEDVNALRDMVHRWAQDRVKPIAAEVDQSNEFPNDLWPEMGELGLLGITVPEEYGGSGMGYLAHVIATEELARASASVSLSYGAHSNLCVNQIKLNGSDAQKEKYLPGLCSGQAVGALAMSEEGAGSDVVSMKLRAEKKNDRYVLNGNKYWITNAPDAQTLVVYAKTDPEAGSKGITAFIVERGMDGFSTSPHFDKLGMRGSNTGELIFENCEIPFENVLGEEGRGVRVLMSGLDYERLVLSGIGTGIMAACLDEVMPYVTERKQFGQPIGSFQLMQGKIADMYVALNTARAYVYEVAKACDAGKVTRQDAAGAVLYASEQAMVQAHQAVQALGGAGFLNDSVVSRLFRDAKLMEIGAGTSEIRRMLIGRELMAKV; via the coding sequence ATGTTCACGCAGGGTATGGAGTTCGATCTGGGCGAAGACGTCAACGCTCTGCGCGATATGGTGCATCGCTGGGCGCAGGACCGCGTCAAGCCGATCGCGGCAGAGGTCGATCAAAGCAATGAATTCCCCAATGATCTGTGGCCCGAGATGGGCGAGCTTGGCCTGCTGGGCATCACTGTCCCCGAGGAATATGGCGGCTCGGGCATGGGCTATCTGGCCCATGTCATCGCGACCGAGGAACTGGCCCGCGCCAGCGCCAGCGTCAGCCTGTCCTATGGCGCGCATTCGAATCTCTGCGTCAATCAGATCAAGCTGAACGGCAGCGATGCGCAGAAGGAAAAATACCTGCCGGGCCTGTGCAGCGGTCAGGCCGTCGGCGCGCTGGCCATGTCCGAGGAAGGGGCGGGCAGCGATGTCGTCAGCATGAAGCTGCGGGCGGAAAAGAAGAATGACCGCTATGTGCTGAACGGCAACAAATACTGGATCACCAATGCGCCCGACGCACAGACTCTGGTGGTCTATGCCAAGACCGACCCCGAGGCGGGCAGCAAGGGCATCACCGCCTTTATCGTCGAACGTGGCATGGACGGTTTTTCGACCTCGCCCCATTTCGACAAGCTGGGGATGCGCGGCTCGAACACGGGCGAGTTGATCTTCGAGAATTGCGAGATTCCGTTCGAGAATGTTCTGGGAGAGGAAGGCCGCGGCGTGCGCGTGCTGATGTCGGGGCTGGATTACGAACGCCTTGTCCTGTCGGGCATCGGCACCGGCATCATGGCCGCCTGTCTGGATGAGGTCATGCCCTATGTGACCGAACGCAAGCAGTTCGGCCAGCCCATCGGATCCTTCCAACTGATGCAGGGCAAGATCGCCGATATGTATGTCGCGCTGAACACCGCCCGCGCCTATGTCTATGAGGTCGCCAAGGCCTGCGACGCGGGCAAGGTCACGCGGCAGGATGCGGCCGGCGCGGTGCTTTACGCCAGCGAACAGGCCATGGTGCAGGCGCATCAGGCGGTGCAGGCGCTTGGTGGGGCGGGCTTCCTGAATGACAGCGTGGTCAGCCGTCTGTTCCGCGATGCCAAGCTGATGGAGATCGGCGCCGGCACCAGCGAGATCCGCCGCATGCTGATTGGCCGCGAATTGATGGCCAAGGTCTGA
- a CDS encoding tripartite tricarboxylate transporter permease: MAGWDGLISGFAVALDPSVLIYCVLGVVLGTVIGVLPGIGAMAAISLLLPITFYISPEAALVMLGGVYYGAQYGGAVASILLRLPGTPQSAVTTLDGYPMAQQGRAGVALFASMVASFAGSLIGIVALVWLSGWLAGAATKFGAADYAAMMVLGLVAASTIGSKRPAKAFAMVILGLILGCVGTDVNSGVARLTFGRAELFDGINLVALAMGLFGVAEVIGNIRTAERNGVPERVRLRQLIPTRQDLRRMRLPVLRGGALGCFFGALPGTGSTISSFLSYAAERRVARDPSRFGQGAIEGVAGPEAANNAAAITAFVPTLTLGIPGDPIMALMLGALVIHGIQPGPMMLEAHPGMFWGLVVSFGIGNLLLLILNLPLIGIWVSLLRIPFRWLYPAIIVFVCLGVYSVRGSTFDIAAVAVIGAAGYLLALARFNPALLLLGFVLGPLIETNLRRAMLISRGDPMVFLERPISAVFVVATVLLILTSLLGVWRRARSAAPAAEASDRTG, encoded by the coding sequence ATGGCAGGCTGGGACGGGCTGATCAGCGGCTTTGCCGTCGCGCTGGATCCTTCGGTGCTGATCTATTGCGTGCTGGGCGTCGTGCTGGGCACGGTGATCGGCGTGCTGCCGGGGATCGGGGCGATGGCCGCGATCTCGCTTCTGTTGCCGATCACCTTCTATATCAGCCCCGAGGCCGCGCTGGTGATGCTGGGCGGGGTCTATTACGGGGCGCAATATGGGGGGGCGGTGGCCTCGATCCTGCTGCGCCTTCCCGGCACGCCGCAATCGGCGGTGACGACGCTGGACGGCTATCCCATGGCCCAGCAGGGGCGCGCTGGCGTGGCGCTGTTTGCGTCCATGGTGGCCTCTTTTGCCGGATCGCTGATCGGGATTGTCGCGCTGGTCTGGCTGTCCGGGTGGCTGGCCGGCGCGGCTACGAAATTCGGCGCGGCGGATTATGCGGCGATGATGGTGCTGGGGCTGGTCGCGGCCTCTACCATCGGGTCCAAACGTCCGGCCAAGGCCTTTGCGATGGTGATTCTGGGCCTGATCCTGGGCTGCGTCGGCACGGATGTGAACAGCGGTGTGGCGCGGCTGACCTTTGGCCGGGCCGAGCTGTTCGACGGCATCAACCTGGTTGCGCTGGCCATGGGGCTGTTCGGCGTGGCCGAGGTGATCGGCAATATCCGCACGGCCGAGCGCAATGGCGTTCCCGAGCGGGTGCGCCTGCGCCAGTTGATCCCGACCCGGCAGGATCTGCGCCGGATGCGCCTGCCGGTGCTGCGCGGCGGTGCGCTTGGCTGCTTTTTCGGGGCGCTGCCGGGGACCGGCTCGACAATCTCGTCCTTCCTGTCCTACGCGGCAGAGCGTCGCGTGGCCCGCGATCCGTCGCGCTTCGGGCAGGGCGCGATCGAAGGCGTCGCCGGGCCAGAGGCCGCCAATAACGCCGCCGCCATCACCGCCTTCGTGCCCACGCTGACGCTGGGCATTCCGGGCGACCCGATCATGGCGCTGATGCTGGGGGCGCTGGTCATCCACGGCATCCAGCCCGGCCCGATGATGCTGGAGGCGCATCCCGGCATGTTCTGGGGGCTGGTGGTCAGCTTCGGTATCGGCAATCTGCTGCTGCTGATCCTGAACCTGCCGCTGATCGGGATCTGGGTCAGCCTGCTGCGCATCCCCTTTCGCTGGCTTTATCCGGCGATCATCGTCTTTGTCTGTCTGGGCGTCTATTCCGTGCGCGGATCGACCTTCGATATCGCCGCCGTGGCGGTGATCGGGGCGGCGGGCTATCTGCTGGCGCTGGCGCGGTTCAATCCGGCGCTGCTGTTGCTGGGCTTTGTCCTTGGGCCGCTGATCGAGACGAACCTGCGCCGCGCCATGCTGATCTCTCGCGGGGATCCGATGGTGTTTCTGGAACGCCCGATCTCGGCCGTGTTCGTGGTGGCGACGGTTCTGCTGATCCTGACCTCTCTGCTGGGCGTCTGGCGCCGCGCTAGGTCAGCAGCACCAGCGGCAGAAGCGTCAGACCGCACAGGATGA
- a CDS encoding O-acetyl-ADP-ribose deacetylase: protein MRAVSYGGGLSVIRVWQGDITTLNVDAIVNAANRSLLGGGGVDGAIHRAAGPDLLEECRALGGCQTGKAKITGGHRLAARHVIHAVGPVWKGGDHSEEDLLASAYRNSLSLAREYGLYTIAFPAISTGVYGFPPDRAARIAVDTIREHQGPLHVTLVAFDPETAGCLTEALG, encoded by the coding sequence ATGCGAGCGGTTTCGTATGGTGGAGGACTATCGGTGATCCGTGTCTGGCAGGGTGATATCACGACGCTGAATGTCGATGCGATTGTCAACGCCGCGAACAGATCTCTGCTTGGTGGCGGCGGCGTGGACGGCGCGATTCATCGTGCCGCGGGTCCGGATCTGCTGGAAGAATGCCGTGCCCTCGGCGGCTGTCAGACCGGCAAGGCAAAGATCACCGGCGGCCACCGACTTGCCGCGCGCCATGTCATCCATGCGGTTGGGCCGGTGTGGAAAGGCGGCGATCACAGCGAAGAAGACCTGCTGGCATCTGCCTACCGAAACAGCCTGTCACTCGCCCGCGAATACGGCCTATACACCATCGCCTTTCCTGCCATTTCAACCGGCGTCTACGGGTTTCCACCTGACCGCGCGGCAAGAATCGCCGTCGACACCATTCGCGAGCATCAGGGACCGCTGCACGTCACCCTCGTCGCGTTTGACCCGGAAACGGCAGGATGTCTGACAGAGGCGCTCGGATGA
- a CDS encoding histidine phosphatase family protein, whose translation MPRLLLLRHATPLTDGRLAGRRDVAADLSDRAALDRMRGRIGTVARIISSPARRCVMTAQGLGLSPDALDERLWEQDYGAWEGLPFADLPDLGRLPLSDLARHRPDRGESFRDMAARVLPALQALSQDTLIIAHAGTVRAALSRVVGDAALSFAVAPLSLTILQCHEDWSVEAVNITAT comes from the coding sequence ATGCCCCGTCTTTTGCTGTTGCGCCATGCCACGCCGCTGACCGATGGGCGGCTGGCCGGACGCCGGGACGTCGCCGCAGATCTCAGCGACCGGGCGGCACTGGACCGGATGCGCGGGCGGATCGGCACCGTCGCGCGGATCATCAGCAGCCCGGCGCGGCGCTGCGTGATGACGGCGCAGGGCCTTGGCCTGTCGCCCGATGCGCTGGATGAGCGGCTGTGGGAACAGGATTACGGCGCGTGGGAGGGCCTGCCCTTCGCCGATCTGCCGGATCTTGGCCGCCTGCCCCTGTCCGATCTGGCCCGCCATCGCCCCGATCGCGGAGAGAGCTTTCGCGACATGGCCGCACGGGTCCTACCCGCGCTTCAGGCGCTGTCGCAGGATACGCTGATCATCGCCCATGCAGGCACGGTGCGCGCTGCCCTGTCGCGGGTGGTGGGCGATGCGGCCCTGTCCTTTGCGGTGGCGCCATTATCCCTGACCATCCTGCAATGCCATGAAGATTGGTCGGTCGAGGCCGTGAACATTACCGCCACATGA